In the genome of Eggerthella sp. YY7918, one region contains:
- a CDS encoding Na/Pi cotransporter family protein, giving the protein MRIEGDSLVSASMETVFGLLGGLAVFLFGMNMMSESLQKVAGAKMKSILGMLTSNALFGVLAGALATAVLQSSSATTVMAIGFVSARLIGLRQAIAVIFGANIGTTMTAQLMAFKLSDYIWIIVFVGFIVWFIAKNQKAKNVGLTIFAFGLLFVGIETMGAVMKPLAQSDVFLAMIEQVKDIPALGVLVGTVMTLVVQSSSATIAVLQNFAAQPGPDGASIIGLEGAIPILFGDNIGTTITALLACIGQSRDAKRAAVAHSVFNISGALIFIWFVPFLASFVQFFTPGPELDVIARQIANAHTAFNITCTLLWLPLLGVMVRIVTLLVPGKGAAPDDGLLVHLDQNIVGQSVFAIKLYAEELQKFCAAVRSMLGELPQAIAASDTAALRSIEERCHSVELAEAELSGYAVELFSVGALTERQAAEVSDLMSVADSSARIGARCGEAASIYAEKMSKKKPFSDEAREQLAESALMVSEMYSAVLAFLNNRDGVSEAELDDRRRRIVKRQNKARKDHFRRISEKQCAPENKAVYNQLLLALERAGNECSNLAEQGAEVTPWHDAPDASTGSNAGGGAGKGDLAAVPA; this is encoded by the coding sequence GTGCGAATCGAAGGAGATTCTCTCGTGAGTGCCTCTATGGAGACCGTTTTTGGCCTGCTGGGCGGATTGGCCGTATTTTTATTTGGCATGAACATGATGTCGGAAAGCCTGCAAAAGGTAGCCGGCGCGAAGATGAAATCCATCCTCGGCATGCTCACGTCCAACGCCTTGTTTGGCGTGTTGGCTGGCGCATTGGCTACTGCCGTGCTGCAAAGTTCAAGCGCCACCACGGTCATGGCCATTGGCTTTGTGAGCGCGCGCCTCATCGGGCTGCGTCAGGCCATCGCCGTCATCTTCGGCGCAAATATTGGCACCACCATGACTGCTCAGCTCATGGCATTCAAGCTGAGCGATTATATCTGGATTATCGTGTTTGTCGGTTTCATTGTGTGGTTTATCGCCAAAAACCAGAAGGCAAAAAATGTCGGCCTTACCATATTTGCATTTGGTCTGCTGTTTGTGGGCATCGAAACCATGGGTGCGGTCATGAAGCCGCTTGCGCAAAGCGACGTGTTTCTGGCCATGATCGAGCAGGTGAAAGACATTCCTGCGCTCGGGGTGCTGGTGGGCACCGTGATGACGCTTGTCGTGCAAAGTTCGAGCGCGACCATTGCGGTGCTTCAGAATTTCGCCGCGCAGCCTGGCCCCGACGGTGCAAGCATCATTGGCCTCGAAGGGGCCATTCCCATCCTGTTTGGCGACAACATCGGTACCACTATCACGGCACTTCTGGCCTGTATCGGTCAATCGCGCGACGCGAAGCGGGCGGCTGTCGCGCACAGCGTATTCAACATTTCCGGCGCGCTTATCTTTATCTGGTTCGTGCCGTTTTTGGCGTCGTTTGTTCAATTTTTTACGCCCGGTCCGGAACTTGATGTCATCGCGCGCCAGATCGCCAATGCTCACACGGCTTTCAATATCACGTGTACGCTCTTGTGGCTTCCGCTCCTCGGCGTGATGGTGCGTATTGTTACGCTGCTCGTGCCGGGGAAGGGCGCCGCGCCCGACGACGGCCTGCTTGTGCATCTCGATCAAAACATTGTCGGCCAGTCCGTGTTCGCCATCAAACTTTACGCCGAGGAGTTGCAGAAGTTCTGCGCTGCGGTTCGCTCCATGCTTGGAGAGCTGCCGCAGGCTATCGCCGCTTCGGATACGGCTGCGCTTCGCTCCATCGAAGAGCGTTGTCACAGTGTCGAGCTGGCGGAAGCCGAGCTTTCGGGCTACGCGGTAGAACTGTTCTCTGTGGGTGCGCTCACCGAGCGGCAGGCGGCTGAGGTGTCTGATCTCATGTCGGTAGCGGACTCTTCAGCTCGCATCGGCGCTCGATGCGGCGAGGCGGCATCGATCTACGCAGAGAAGATGTCGAAGAAAAAGCCATTTTCGGATGAGGCGCGTGAACAGCTGGCGGAGAGCGCACTCATGGTGTCGGAAATGTACAGCGCGGTACTCGCATTCCTGAATAACCGCGACGGCGTGTCGGAGGCCGAACTTGATGATCGCCGACGACGCATCGTAAAGCGGCAGAACAAGGCACGCAAAGATCACTTCCGTCGCATAAGCGAGAAGCAATGCGCGCCGGAAAACAAGGCTGTCTACAATCAGTTGCTGCTGGCGCTCGAACGTGCGGGCAACGAATGTTCTAACCTTGCAGAGCAGGGTGCCGAGGTGACGCCGTGGCATGATGCTCCCGATGCGAGCACCGGCTCAAATGCGGGCGGTGGCGCAGGGAAAGGGGATCTCGCGGCCGTACCTGCGTAA